The following proteins are co-located in the Oncorhynchus clarkii lewisi isolate Uvic-CL-2024 chromosome 30, UVic_Ocla_1.0, whole genome shotgun sequence genome:
- the LOC139389794 gene encoding DNA-directed RNA polymerase III subunit RPC4-like, with product MAEPGSSDPGGPSSTPAMPGGSGRGLVMGRRLPATLSTGRFPSMRTKDLTLGGVKKKTFTPNIIGRKAKEEQKVESGQRRERRENDRGRERGGRGGRGRGRPEVIQSHSIFEQGPAEMMMKKRGGYEGERDAPSVGPSPIINIKKEKRETEEETKEILRNLERDNFLDDPHLRSDVRSCPVQLPLAVSGWGFKEESDVTDIAFKPDKSEEDIEATEGTNAVKVKQEPEDAPEVKKMEPTFRRPPLPDPEVLPELLHTWSQSKVEELFFIQLPDSLPGQPPTREVRPVKTEMQSEDGQSMLLKTESQEEQQEENSCHLRDLQEGLVGRLLVRKSGRVQLILGHVTLDVALGTSCAFLQELVSIGTGEGRTGDLSVLGHIKHKLVCSPDFEALLENRV from the exons ATGGCGGAGCCAGGCTCAAGCGACCCTGGTGGCCCCTCTAGCACTCCAGCAATGCCTGGAGGGAGTGGCAGGGGATTGGTGATGGGACGCCGGCTTCCAGCTACCCTCTCCACCGGCCGCTTCCCTTCCATGCGCACCAAAGACCTCACCTTAGGAGGGGTGAAGAAG AAAACCTTCACCCCTAACATTATTGGCAGGAAAGCTAAAGAAGA GCAGAAGGTTGAGTCTGGGCaaaggagggaaaggagagagaatgatCGGGGTCGTGAGCGAGGTGGTAGGGGTGGTCGGGGCCGGGGACGTCCAGAAGTCATCCAGTCCCACTCTATCTTTGAACAAGGGCCTGCGGAGATGATGATGAAGAAAAGAG GTGGCTATGAAGGTGAGAGAGATGCACCAAGTGTGGGTCCCTCACCCATCATCAACAttaagaaggagaagagggagacagaggaagagaccaAAGAAATTTTGCGCAATCTGGAACGAGACAAT TTCCTGGATGACCCTCACCTAAGGAGTGATGTAAGGAGCTGCCCTGTTCAGCTGCCCCTGGCTGTGTCAGGGTGGGGATTCAAGGAGGAAAGTGATGTCACTGATATAGCCTTCAAACCAGACAAGTCTGAGGAGGACATTGAGGCCACGGAGGGAACAAATGCAGTCAAAG tgAAGCAGGAGCCAGAAGATGCTCCAGAGGTCAAGAAGATGGAACCCACTTTCAGACGACCTCCACTCCCTGATCCTGAAGTTTTACCTGAACTGCTGCACACCTGGAGTCAGAGCAAAGTGGAGGAGCTGTTCTTCATCCAGCTCCCCGACTCTCTACCAGGGCAGCCGCCCACCCGAGAGGTCAGGCCAGTGAAGACAGAGATGCAGTCAGAGGATGGACAGTCCATGCTATTGAAAACTGAATCTCAA gaggagcagcaggaggagaaCAGTTGCCATCTGAGAGacctgcaggagggtctggtgggACGACTGTTGGTTCGGAAGTCTGGTCGGGTGCAGCTCATACTGGGGCATGTCACACTAGATGTGGCTCTGGGAACCTCATGCGCTTTCCTCCAG GAGCTGGTGTCAATTGGAACAGGAGAGGGCCGGACTGGTGACTTGTCAGTGCTGGGTCACATCAAACACAAATTGGTCTGCTCGCCAGACTTCGAAGCCCTGCTGGAGAACAGAGTATGA